The Neodiprion virginianus isolate iyNeoVirg1 chromosome 5, iyNeoVirg1.1, whole genome shotgun sequence genome contains a region encoding:
- the LOC124304331 gene encoding troponin C, isoallergen Bla g 6.0101-like isoform X2 translates to MDDLELSKEQMDQLQLAFNAFDPEKKGCISTDMIGTILAMLGHELDDRTLRDLVSELDIDGTGEIQFEEFCMLASRFIVEEDTEAIAKELREAFLLYDREGNGYITTDVFRDILSELDDNLPEEELDMMIDEIDADGSGTVDFEEFMAAMTGG, encoded by the exons ATG GACGATCTCGAGTTGTCCAAGGAACAAATGGACC AGTTGCAGCTGGCTTTCAACGCCTTCGATCCCGAGAAGAAAGGCTGCATAAGTACCGACATGATCGGCACGATTTTGGCAATGCTGGGTCACGAGCTTGACGACAGAACGCTTCGCGATCTTGTCAGCGAACTCGACATAGACG GAACCGGGGAAATACAGTTCGAGGAATTCTGCATGCTGGCTTCGCGTTTCATCGTCGAGGAAGACACGGAGGCGATCGCTAAGGAGCTTAGAGAAGCTTTCCTGCTTTACGACAGAGAAGGGAACGGCTACATAACGACCGACGTCTTCCGGGACATTCTTAGCGAACTCGACGATAATCTGCCGGAAGAAGAACTCGACATGATGATCGACGAGATTGACGCCGACGGATCGGGGACCGTCGACTTTGAAG AATTCATGGCAGCCATGACCGGAGGATAA
- the LOC124304331 gene encoding troponin C, isoallergen Bla g 6.0101-like isoform X3, with translation MDQLQLAFNAFDPEKKGCISTDMIGTILAMLGHELDDRTLRDLVSELDIDGTGEIQFEEFCMLASRFIVEEDTEAIAKELREAFLLYDREGNGYITTDVFRDILSELDDNLPEEELDMMIDEIDADGSGTVDFEEFMAAMTGG, from the exons ATGGACC AGTTGCAGCTGGCTTTCAACGCCTTCGATCCCGAGAAGAAAGGCTGCATAAGTACCGACATGATCGGCACGATTTTGGCAATGCTGGGTCACGAGCTTGACGACAGAACGCTTCGCGATCTTGTCAGCGAACTCGACATAGACG GAACCGGGGAAATACAGTTCGAGGAATTCTGCATGCTGGCTTCGCGTTTCATCGTCGAGGAAGACACGGAGGCGATCGCTAAGGAGCTTAGAGAAGCTTTCCTGCTTTACGACAGAGAAGGGAACGGCTACATAACGACCGACGTCTTCCGGGACATTCTTAGCGAACTCGACGATAATCTGCCGGAAGAAGAACTCGACATGATGATCGACGAGATTGACGCCGACGGATCGGGGACCGTCGACTTTGAAG AATTCATGGCAGCCATGACCGGAGGATAA